A segment of the Numida meleagris isolate 19003 breed g44 Domestic line unplaced genomic scaffold, NumMel1.0 unplaced_Scaffold416, whole genome shotgun sequence genome:
CTGCACATTTCCATCCATCCAGCAGTTCATAAATATGAATCGTTCCATACTGCATTCTCTCTCTAATCTTGCATGCTCCCATCCGTTCAGGCTTTCCCATTCAGCAACaaggaaatgtttccatttctaTTAAGATCACAGTAGCCAGGAGCAGCCCTTGCAAGACTCCTGCCAAACTCCAACCCCATCATTAGCAAAAGGACATGGATGCAGCACACGTCATCCTCACCTGTGACGGCATCAGTGGAGATGGGGCCCTGTCGTTTCCGCCCCGACACCCCATACAGGTTGAACTTGTAGCGGTGGGATGGTGACAGCCCGGGCACGGTCACCGTGCGTGACTCACCATCCACGGGCACCACCTGCGGCTGGCCTTGTGCATCCTTGTACTGCACTGTGAAGGAGTCAAAGGTGCCCTCGGGGACACTCCATTCCAGCTGGACGGAGTCGGGACTGATGTGGGACGCTGTCAGCTCACCCAGGCGTGGTTGGGATGGCGGTTCTCCCTTCGGTTTTGCTGCAGCTTTAATGGGAACAACAGAATACACACTGGAGTCAGGCATCATGTCACCTATACACTCATTTGTGCAACTATTTATCCGTCTATATGTGCATCCATCCATCTAATCACCCATTAGTCACACAGCTCAGAAAGCTATCTacctttcttcctgtttctccatttttcccatccattctcatttatttaattatcttttttgcCAGCTGATCCAGTCTGTCATATATccagagttttccttttttttccatccgTCCACCCACCCACTTTCTCTACTCACCCAAAAATCTATTTGCCCATTCATTCAGTCCCCACCTTCTGTCCCACCATCTGCACAACTATCCATCTACCTACAACCAACGAATGAGCCGCTCACACCATCATCCATCTTTCCATCCTTTCAGCTCTTCAGCCCTCAGACCCTGCATGCACCCATACACAGCACCAAATTAAGGGCCAACATTTGTTCCCCATGTCTCCCAAGGTCAGCGATCCCATGGAGTGATCCAAGGGGTGCACGGATGGGGCTCACAGCCTCACCtgtgacggcatcggtggagATGAAACCAATGCGCTTCTGCCCCCACACCCCGTACAGGTTGAACTTGTAGCGGCGGGAGGGCGACAGCCCAGGCACGGTCACTGTGCGCGACCCACCATCCACAGCAAGAGCCTGTGGCTGGCCTTGTGCATCCCTGTACTGCACTGTGAAGGAGTCAAAGGCGCCCTCAAGGACACTCCATTCCAGCTGGACGGAGCTAGGAGTCACGTGGGAGACTGTGAGCGTGCCCAGGCGGGGGCGCTGTGGTGGTTCCTCCTCTGATGGGGCTGCAACGGTCATGACATGATGCAAGGTATAAATATCTATGCATCCGTCTGCCCCGCACTCAACCTTCAGTCTATCCTTCCATTCATCTCTCTATCCAGTCCTCCATCCACCCATCCCACCACCCAAACACCCAACCACACCACCCCAGATACCAAGTCCTGGTGAACACCTGAGTTACCCCAATGCCACCATCTGGGGTTACCTGCTTTGGCCATGGCCCCCTGGGGCTCAGTCACCTCCATCTCATACAGGTTTTCCCATTCTGGTGGAGACTCACTGGTGTCACCTAGCCCTGCAACCCAAAGAGCAGTGTGGGGTTATCAGATGCCACCAAGCAACGCTGTCCCCCATCCCTGTCACCTACCTGTGGTCACCAGGGATGTGTAGGACTTGGAGACACGACCCCGCACCACACCGTGCACCTCCACCCGGTACGTGGCCCCTGGCACCAGCCCTGGCACCCGGGCCACTGTGGTGTCCCCTGGAACTCTCAGCTCCCCCTCGTCCCCCTCCGGCTCCTCCAGCAGCCGGTAGCGGATCACTATGGTCTCTGCGTGACCCCGCAGCCCATCCAGGTCCACCAAGGCCTCACCAGCAGCCCCCGGCAACACCTGGGGTTTGGGGTGGGGGCTCTGCTGGAGGTGGCGGAGGAATTGATAACGCAGCGAGGCTGGGCTGCGGCGAAGCAGGTAGGACAGGATGGCACGGGCCACTGCAGGCACTGTCTGGTTGCCTCGGAGTGGGAAATCTATGGCCCGGAGGTGGCTTTCCAGGCGCTGCAGCAAGGACCCATTGTAGGAAGAAAGCTTTACCCCCAGCTCATGCAGGGATGGGACACTCGGGAGcactggggacacaggggaTGCTGGGGATAGTGGGGACTGTGGGGATGGAGGTGACACAGGGGACTGTGGAGATGCTGGGGACCGTGGAGATGTAGGTGACCTCAGGGacactggggatgctggggaccATGGGGATTCCAGGGAAGGTGGTGCTGCTGAGGACTCTGGTGACACTGGAGACCTCAGGGATGCTGGTGACCCTGGGGATGTCTGTGACCTTGGAGATGTTGGGGATGCTGGTGACCCCAAGGATCCCAGTGACCCTGGGGACGCTGGTGACACTGGGGACCGTGGGGACGCTGGAGACCCTCGGACTGATGGTGACACTGGGGCCACTGGAGATGCCAGAAATGTAGGGGTCACCCGTGGCCCCCCATGGGTGGGCAGAGACTGGGCAAGCACTGTGAAAACAAAGGGGATCCGGGTCACTAGCCTGTCCCCAAAATCCCTCATCTGCCGCACCCCAGGGACACAGGGATGGACGGATGCAGAAACAGAATAGGACAAACAGATGCCTAGGGACAGACTGTGGACACTGGGGAACCATAGGGAGAGCCTGGAGACATCCAGACTCACGAGGACAGAGTGGGACAGAAGGACACACAGGGAAGCACCAGGACATGCGGAGATGTAGACCCAcggggacacatggggacagaCTGGGGTCACACGGACCTGCAGGGACACAAGGCCCCAAGCGAACAGACGAGCCCATGGGACACTCAGCCCCATGGGGATAGATGCAGACGGACAGGCCCAGGGGGACACACGGACCCACACGGACAGACTCCTGACACACAGACCTCTGCAGGACAGACAGGTGCATATGGACCCGCAGAGCCATAGGGACAATAAAGACACATGGGGACAGACAGAGGCTGTGGACTCCACCCCTGTCCCTACTTCCAGTACCCATCCCTGCCCCATGTCTGCCTCCAGTCGCATCCCTATCCCCATGCCTGTTCCTTCCCCCATCCCTCTACCTGTGATATTCccatccccctcccca
Coding sequences within it:
- the LOC110391599 gene encoding tenascin-X-like isoform X2; amino-acid sequence: MTLGLLLLALALWRAQGNAGTSPRPPPVPPEFPCGAEVLEAVLGRLRALEGEVRALQGQCGDSLGPQAGTGSTAARGLCDTPGAGGCCGCRLGEAGDGLPCPAPRCPLDCSDQGRCRAGRCHCFEGFTGPFCATPVCPPGRGGPHCTLEIPSVTLRLAARNQTSFRVTWPRPAMPVDGYEVAVIPMDEPAALTTHELPSSAVTFEVTGLTPGQAFEIFIQAQRDQHLGAPGTLRVRTLLAQSLPTHGGPRVTPTFLASPVAPVSPSVRGSPASPRSPVSPASPGSLGSLGSPASPTSPRSQTSPGSPASLRSPVSPESSAAPPSLESPWSPASPVSLRSPTSPRSPASPQSPVSPPSPQSPLSPASPVSPVLPSVPSLHELGVKLSSYNGSLLQRLESHLRAIDFPLRGNQTVPAVARAILSYLLRRSPASLRYQFLRHLQQSPHPKPQVLPGAAGEALVDLDGLRGHAETIVIRYRLLEEPEGDEGELRVPGDTTVARVPGLVPGATYRVEVHGVVRGRVSKSYTSLVTTGLGDTSESPPEWENLYEMEVTEPQGAMAKAAPSEEEPPQRPRLGTLTVSHVTPSSVQLEWSVLEGAFDSFTVQYRDAQGQPQALAVDGGSRTVTVPGLSPSRRYKFNLYGVWGQKRIGFISTDAVTAAAKPKGEPPSQPRLGELTASHISPDSVQLEWSVPEGTFDSFTVQYKDAQGQPQVVPVDGESRTVTVPGLSPSHRYKFNLYGVSGRKRQGPISTDAVTGEDDVCCIHVLLLMMGLEFGRSLARAAPGYCDLNRNGNISLLLNGKA
- the LOC110391599 gene encoding tenascin-X-like isoform X1, which translates into the protein MKGLEPPRSPQCRAAARRAGPNRTQPGQTGPRTMTLGLLLLALALWRAQGNAGTSPRPPPVPPEFPCGAEVLEAVLGRLRALEGEVRALQGQCGDSLGPQAGTGSTAARGLCDTPGAGGCCGCRLGEAGDGLPCPAPRCPLDCSDQGRCRAGRCHCFEGFTGPFCATPVCPPGRGGPHCTLEIPSVTLRLAARNQTSFRVTWPRPAMPVDGYEVAVIPMDEPAALTTHELPSSAVTFEVTGLTPGQAFEIFIQAQRDQHLGAPGTLRVRTLLAQSLPTHGGPRVTPTFLASPVAPVSPSVRGSPASPRSPVSPASPGSLGSLGSPASPTSPRSQTSPGSPASLRSPVSPESSAAPPSLESPWSPASPVSLRSPTSPRSPASPQSPVSPPSPQSPLSPASPVSPVLPSVPSLHELGVKLSSYNGSLLQRLESHLRAIDFPLRGNQTVPAVARAILSYLLRRSPASLRYQFLRHLQQSPHPKPQVLPGAAGEALVDLDGLRGHAETIVIRYRLLEEPEGDEGELRVPGDTTVARVPGLVPGATYRVEVHGVVRGRVSKSYTSLVTTGLGDTSESPPEWENLYEMEVTEPQGAMAKAAPSEEEPPQRPRLGTLTVSHVTPSSVQLEWSVLEGAFDSFTVQYRDAQGQPQALAVDGGSRTVTVPGLSPSRRYKFNLYGVWGQKRIGFISTDAVTAAAKPKGEPPSQPRLGELTASHISPDSVQLEWSVPEGTFDSFTVQYKDAQGQPQVVPVDGESRTVTVPGLSPSHRYKFNLYGVSGRKRQGPISTDAVTGEDDVCCIHVLLLMMGLEFGRSLARAAPGYCDLNRNGNISLLLNGKA
- the LOC110391599 gene encoding tenascin-X-like isoform X3 — encoded protein: MKGLEPPRSPQCRAAARRAGPNRTQPGQTGPRTMTLGLLLLALALWRAQGNAGTSPRPPPVPPEFPCGAEVLEAVLGRLRALEGEVRALQGQCGDSLGPQAGTGSTAARGLCDTPGAGGCCGCRLGEAGDGLPCPAPRCPLDCSDQGRCRAGRCHCFEGFTGPFCATPVCPPGRGGPHCTLEIPSVTLRLAARNQTSFRVTWPRPAMPVDGYEVAVIPMDEPAALTTHELPSSAVTFEVTGLTPGQAFEIFIQAQRDQHLGAPGTLRVRTLLAQSLPTHGGPRVTPTFLASPVAPVSPSVRGSPASPRSPVSPASPGSLGSLGSPASPTSPRSQTSPGSPASLRSPVSPESSAAPPSLESPWSPASPVSLRSPTSPRSPASPQSPVSPPSPQSPLSPASPVSPVLPSVPSLHELGVKLSSYNGSLLQRLESHLRAIDFPLRGNQTVPAVARAILSYLLRRSPASLRYQFLRHLQQSPHPKPQVLPGAAGEALVDLDGLRGHAETIVIRYRLLEEPEGDEGELRVPGDTTVARVPGLVPGATYRVEVHGVVRGRVSKSYTSLVTTGLGDTSESPPEWENLYEMEVTEPQGAMAKAAAAKPKGEPPSQPRLGELTASHISPDSVQLEWSVPEGTFDSFTVQYKDAQGQPQVVPVDGESRTVTVPGLSPSHRYKFNLYGVSGRKRQGPISTDAVTGEDDVCCIHVLLLMMGLEFGRSLARAAPGYCDLNRNGNISLLLNGKA